In Hemiscyllium ocellatum isolate sHemOce1 chromosome 2, sHemOce1.pat.X.cur, whole genome shotgun sequence, a single window of DNA contains:
- the LOC132829179 gene encoding glyoxylate reductase/hydroxypyruvate reductase-like gives MKAAQQLMKVFVTRRIPKDGLQALSESGICNIQQWDSDEPVPKEELLKGVIGAHGLYCMLSDKIDHEVLQAAGPNLKVISTLSVGFDHLSIDEIKKRGIRVGYTPDVLTDATAELTVALLLATSRRLMEATEEVKNGGWTTWKPLWMCGYGLSGSTVGIVGLGRIGLAIAQRLKPFGVKKFVYTGRQPRPEAAAQIQGEYVPLNKLAEESDFVVISCSFSPETKDMCNADLFSKMKKTAIFINTSRGAVVNQDDLYQALSAGQIAAAGLDVTVPEPLPTDHPLLSLKNCVILPHIGSATYATRNTMSVLTANNLLAGLKGEQMPSELKL, from the exons ATGAAGGCCGCTCAGCAGCTGATGAAGGTGTTCGTGACTCGCCGGATTCCTAAGGACGGTTTGCAGGCTCTGTCCGAGTCCGGGAT TTGCAACATTCAACAATGGGACTCTGATGAGCCAGTTCCAAAGGAAGAGTTGCTGAAGGGGGTTATAGGAGCACATGGCCTTTACTGTATGTTGTCGGACAAAATCGATCATGAGGTTTTACAAGCAGCAG GTCCAAATTTGAAAGTCATCAGCACATTGTCTGTTGGATTTGACCATCTCTCTATAGATGAAATTAAAAAGCG GGGAATCAGAGTGGGCTACACCCCTGACGTCCTGACCGATGCCACTGCTGAACTCACCGTGGCTTTGCTCCTGGCAACATCTCGTCGTCTGATGGAGGCAACAGAGGAAGTGAAGAA TGGTGGATGGACAACTTGGAAACCCCTTTGGATGTGTGGTTATGGACTGTCCGGCAGCACTGTGGGAATTGTGGGCTTAGGAAGAATAG GCCTTGCAATTGCACAGCGTCTGAAGCCATTTGGAGTGAAAAAATTCGTCTACACTGGACGTCAGCCTCGGCCTGAAGCTGCTGCCCAGATTCAGGGTGAATATG TACCCCTGAATAAGTTAGCTGAAGAATCTGACTTCGTCGTCATATCGTGTTCCTTCAGTCCCGAAACAAAGGATATGTGTAATGCTGACCTGTTTTCCAAAATGAAGAAGACAGCAATTTTTATCAATACAAGCAG AGGAGCTGTAGTGAACCAGGATGATCTTTATCAAGCTCTCTCTGCTGGTCAGATTGCTGCAGCAGGACTAGATGTCACCGTTCCTGAGCCGTTACCCACTGATCACCCTCTGCTGTCATTGAAAAACTGTG TTATACTGCCTCATATTGGAAGTGCCACTTATGCGACCAGAAACACCATGTCTGTCCTAACAGCTAACAACCTCCTGGCAGGACTCAAAGGAGAGCAAATGCCAAGTGAACTCAAACTCTAA